The following proteins come from a genomic window of Nitrosopumilaceae archaeon AB1(1):
- a CDS encoding AAA family ATPase encodes MTKTIVLFNNKGGVGKTTFLFHLGYALERLGKKILFVNADPQCSLTSYICTNDEIEKYWNSKCSLYNVIEPLVKGSGDIKEVSPYIVKDRNIRLIVGDVLLSSFEPLLSSTWVESLAGEEKGFRISSAIYRAFQKIASDNTLDYVLIDVGPNLGSLNRSILLSCDYFLIPIIPDMFSLRGLSNIGSTFSKWIINWADAKKRFEKDVETLPFGIQSGRPAFAGIINQQFNISGGKITRSFKYWADESKPVIEEKIINVFEKLGDDMLVDLNGGSYQLGDFKNYHGLAADSQKYKKPISELKGVAGVNPGNAHSFKTNESEFRKVATRIIEKT; translated from the coding sequence TTGACAAAAACAATTGTTTTATTTAATAATAAAGGCGGTGTTGGAAAAACAACATTTTTGTTTCATTTAGGATATGCCTTGGAAAGATTAGGCAAAAAAATTTTATTTGTTAACGCGGATCCTCAATGTAGTTTAACTTCTTACATTTGTACAAACGATGAAATTGAAAAATATTGGAATTCAAAATGCAGTTTGTACAATGTGATAGAACCATTAGTAAAGGGTTCAGGAGATATTAAAGAAGTAAGTCCATATATTGTAAAAGATAGAAACATACGTTTAATCGTGGGTGATGTATTGCTTAGTTCTTTTGAGCCGTTGTTATCTTCTACATGGGTTGAATCATTAGCTGGTGAAGAAAAAGGATTTAGAATCAGTTCGGCTATTTATAGAGCGTTTCAAAAAATTGCAAGTGACAATACATTAGATTATGTTTTAATAGATGTTGGACCCAATTTGGGTAGTTTAAATCGTTCTATATTACTATCTTGTGATTATTTTTTAATTCCAATAATACCAGATATGTTTTCATTACGTGGTTTGAGTAACATAGGTTCGACTTTTAGTAAATGGATTATAAATTGGGCAGATGCAAAAAAAAGATTTGAAAAGGATGTCGAAACATTACCTTTTGGTATACAAAGTGGAAGACCAGCATTTGCAGGTATAATAAATCAACAATTTAACATAAGTGGTGGTAAAATTACAAGATCTTTCAAATACTGGGCTGACGAAAGTAAACCAGTTATAGAAGAAAAAATTATCAATGTCTTTGAAAAATTAGGAGATGATATGTTGGTTGATCTCAACGGTGGTTCTTATCAATTAGGAGATTTCAAAAACTATCATGGTCTAGCCGCTGATTCTCAAAAATATAAAAAACCCATATCTGAACTTAAAGGAGTTGCTGGCGTAAATCCAGGAAATGCACATAGTTTCAAAACTAATGAAAGTGAATTCAGAAAAGTTGCTACCAGAATAATCGAAAAAACATAA
- a CDS encoding DUF4147 domain-containing protein — translation MKHHLSHTNSKINDAIQIIQAGMSVTNLDDIIKKHLNTFDESDPIYIVAYGKASVIMTESVGKLFSVRGGVVILPSGYNHNLNSSKYDILYADHPTPSENSIYAAKHVLSFLKQRSPNDLVLFLISGGGSSLLCLPFGTSLKNKSTIINNLSDLGANIHELNCVRKHLSAIKGGKMVENLRAKLISLVLSDVQNNDLTVISSGCTYFDSTTFSDAISILQKYHLQDDYPDITRHFLDGASGQIPETSKSTTIPHIILLSNQDCLDAMNACAKNLGYTSNILSIYDDVENCASFILDSFDESEKSCLIFGGEPTVRKSGNGLGGRNQQLVLHLLHLVQNNPKKLIFGSVGTDGIDGNTKYAGALVENVKNDDIATFLKNNDSSTFFEKYGGLIKLGPTNTNLLDIGIILY, via the coding sequence ATGAAACATCATCTCTCACACACAAATTCCAAGATTAATGACGCTATACAAATAATTCAAGCAGGCATGAGTGTTACTAATCTTGATGATATAATTAAAAAACATCTAAACACCTTTGATGAGTCTGATCCCATCTATATCGTTGCATATGGTAAAGCATCAGTAATCATGACTGAATCAGTTGGTAAACTTTTCAGTGTAAGGGGTGGTGTTGTAATATTACCATCAGGGTATAATCACAATCTGAATTCTTCTAAATATGATATATTGTATGCAGATCATCCAACTCCTAGTGAAAATAGTATATATGCTGCAAAACATGTTTTGAGTTTTCTAAAACAACGTTCACCTAACGATCTAGTGTTATTTTTAATATCTGGTGGGGGTTCTTCTTTACTGTGCCTTCCTTTTGGAACTAGTTTAAAAAATAAATCTACAATTATAAATAATTTATCAGATCTAGGTGCAAATATTCACGAATTAAATTGTGTACGAAAACATCTATCTGCAATCAAAGGTGGAAAAATGGTTGAAAATTTACGTGCAAAGCTGATATCTCTTGTTTTATCTGATGTGCAAAATAACGATCTCACTGTTATATCTTCGGGCTGTACGTATTTTGACTCTACCACATTTTCTGACGCCATATCTATACTACAAAAATATCATCTGCAAGATGACTATCCTGATATAACTCGACATTTTCTTGATGGGGCATCTGGACAAATTCCAGAGACTAGTAAATCTACTACCATACCGCACATCATACTATTATCTAATCAGGATTGTCTAGATGCCATGAATGCATGTGCCAAGAATTTAGGATATACTAGTAATATTCTGTCGATATATGATGATGTGGAGAATTGTGCATCATTCATACTAGACTCCTTTGATGAGTCTGAGAAATCCTGTCTCATATTTGGTGGCGAGCCTACGGTGCGCAAATCTGGTAATGGTCTAGGTGGGCGAAATCAGCAGTTGGTTTTGCATTTATTGCACCTTGTACAAAATAATCCTAAAAAACTGATCTTCGGCTCTGTGGGAACTGATGGTATTGATGGGAATACAAAATATGCCGGTGCACTTGTTGAGAATGTAAAAAATGATGACATTGCTACTTTTTTGAAAAATAATGACTCTAGTACATTTTTTGAAAAGTACGGTGGTTTGATCAAACTTGGCCCTACCAATACAAATTTGTTAGATATTGGAATTATTTTATATTAA